Proteins encoded within one genomic window of Kibdelosporangium phytohabitans:
- a CDS encoding M1 family metallopeptidase: protein MLLRSRVAVVATAAGLVTALFGTSASAAPAPGAAGVGDAYYPTDGNGGYDVSHYNIRITYNPATDLLTGSTTILARSTQELSSFNIDFLLPIKSVRVNNFPARTSTVSPGEVTVTPPASIGNNQNLTVVVQYEGKPSTVKDAAGANYWKKTPDGALAVDEPHIAKWWFPSNDHPTDKATYDVSVVVPQGVEALSNGTFAGTTQTLNGWVRWNWRTTSPQATYLAFLAVGQFEIRPSTAPNGQPVLNAYGEDLGANGPAARASVERTPEVVEFLETQYGPYPFEAQGGVVSTGLGFALETQTRPVYSSAFFPRGANTSVVAHELAHQWFGDSVSVRSWRDIWLNEGFARYSEWLWAENQAEGTAAEIAQYYYDRRPAEDPFWQVVVGEPGTGNEFNIAVYDRGALAVHAFRNAVGDENFFKILKTWQATKKYGNAKIEEFIALAERISGKPLFALFQTWLFTKGKPAADDLGNTAFAARSAKAATPPKAIEKLDLTRDTLARSNHLGHGHADHDHADHDGH, encoded by the coding sequence TTGCTGCTTAGATCGAGAGTGGCGGTCGTCGCGACTGCGGCAGGGCTCGTCACGGCGTTATTCGGAACGAGCGCGAGCGCCGCCCCGGCACCGGGTGCGGCAGGCGTCGGCGACGCGTATTACCCGACCGACGGTAATGGCGGCTATGACGTTTCCCACTACAACATCAGGATCACCTACAACCCCGCGACCGACCTGCTGACCGGGTCGACCACGATCCTGGCGCGCAGCACGCAGGAGCTGTCGAGCTTCAACATCGACTTCCTGCTGCCGATCAAATCGGTGCGGGTCAACAACTTCCCGGCGCGCACGAGCACGGTGAGCCCCGGTGAGGTCACCGTCACGCCGCCCGCGTCGATCGGCAACAACCAGAACCTGACGGTTGTCGTGCAGTACGAAGGCAAACCGTCGACGGTGAAGGACGCGGCAGGCGCGAACTACTGGAAGAAGACGCCGGACGGCGCGCTCGCGGTGGACGAGCCGCACATCGCGAAGTGGTGGTTCCCGAGCAACGACCACCCGACCGACAAGGCCACCTACGACGTGTCCGTGGTTGTGCCGCAAGGCGTCGAGGCGCTGTCCAACGGCACCTTCGCGGGCACGACCCAGACGCTCAACGGCTGGGTCCGCTGGAACTGGCGCACCACCAGTCCACAAGCGACATACCTGGCCTTCCTCGCGGTCGGCCAGTTCGAGATCCGCCCAAGCACGGCGCCCAACGGCCAGCCGGTGCTCAACGCCTACGGCGAGGACCTCGGCGCCAACGGACCGGCGGCGCGCGCCAGCGTGGAGCGCACCCCCGAGGTCGTCGAGTTCCTGGAAACCCAGTACGGCCCGTACCCGTTCGAGGCACAGGGCGGCGTGGTCTCCACCGGCCTCGGCTTCGCACTGGAGACGCAGACCCGCCCGGTGTACAGCTCGGCGTTCTTCCCGCGCGGCGCCAACACGAGCGTCGTCGCGCACGAGCTGGCGCACCAGTGGTTCGGCGACTCGGTGTCGGTGCGCAGCTGGCGTGACATCTGGCTGAACGAGGGCTTCGCCCGCTACTCGGAGTGGCTGTGGGCGGAAAACCAGGCCGAGGGCACGGCAGCCGAGATCGCGCAGTACTACTACGACCGCCGCCCGGCGGAGGACCCGTTCTGGCAGGTCGTGGTCGGCGAGCCCGGCACCGGCAACGAGTTCAACATCGCTGTCTACGACCGCGGCGCGCTCGCCGTGCACGCGTTCCGCAACGCCGTGGGCGACGAGAACTTCTTCAAGATCCTCAAGACCTGGCAGGCCACGAAGAAGTACGGCAACGCCAAGATCGAGGAGTTCATCGCGCTGGCCGAGCGGATCTCCGGCAAGCCGCTGTTCGCCCTGTTCCAGACCTGGCTGTTCACCAAGGGCAAGCCGGCCGCGGACGACCTCGGCAACACGGCGTTCGCGGCTCGGTCGGCCAAGGCGGCCACCCCGCCGAAGGCGATCGAGAAGCTCGACCTGACCCGCGACACCCTGGCCCGCAGCAACCACCTGGGCCACGGC
- the menD gene encoding 2-succinyl-5-enolpyruvyl-6-hydroxy-3-cyclohexene-1-carboxylic-acid synthase yields the protein MNPSTAQAMVIADELARNGVLHVVVCPGSRNAPLSMALVDADAQGKLKLHVRVDERSAGFLAMGLAESTGRPAAVVCTSGTAVANFHPAVLESYHSGAGLIVISADRPPELHGTGANQTIDQRNLFAPAAILVDFPVAERREGQNPVWRGLVCRAVAQAESGRPVQINVPFREPLVPTGEPDWPDSLDGRPGRERWTTSAPPRSVASSRVDFPLPARTLMVVGSGRPDRATAACEVATRAGWPIIAEPVATTGNASVLRCGPLLLGSLEKAPDLRPEAVVVVGRPTLSRGVRGLMGRAPVYGIGDHPQWTDPQFVAIHVRGWLDTTDLRHVQGHDPEWLTGWRTAADRAATVADKLLEEDGWPSGLRIARDLVAALPSGAMLFLGSSNPVRDVDLVAEARDDVTIHANRGVAGIDGNVSAAIGLALGYRDRPAYALLGDLTFLHDSNGLLIGPPEARPDLTIVVLNDDGGGIFSLLEQGAPEHGNSFERVFGTPHGADLRAMCAAYQVRHVLAGTPEQLREALRPERGLRVVEVRADRTRLRDLHARLREAVTNAAFG from the coding sequence GTGAATCCGTCGACTGCGCAAGCCATGGTCATCGCCGACGAACTGGCGCGCAACGGCGTGCTCCACGTGGTCGTCTGCCCGGGCTCGCGCAACGCGCCGCTGAGCATGGCGCTGGTCGACGCGGACGCGCAGGGCAAGCTCAAGCTGCACGTGCGCGTGGACGAGCGCAGCGCGGGTTTCCTCGCGATGGGCCTGGCCGAATCCACCGGCAGGCCAGCGGCGGTCGTTTGCACCTCCGGCACCGCGGTCGCCAACTTCCACCCGGCGGTCCTCGAGTCCTACCACTCGGGTGCCGGCTTGATCGTGATCAGCGCGGACCGCCCGCCCGAGCTGCACGGCACCGGCGCGAACCAGACGATCGACCAGCGCAACCTGTTCGCGCCCGCGGCGATCCTGGTGGACTTCCCGGTCGCCGAGCGCCGCGAGGGGCAGAACCCGGTCTGGCGCGGCCTGGTGTGCCGGGCCGTCGCGCAGGCCGAGTCCGGTCGTCCGGTGCAGATCAACGTGCCCTTCCGCGAGCCGCTGGTGCCGACCGGCGAACCGGACTGGCCGGATTCACTCGACGGCAGGCCCGGCCGCGAGCGCTGGACGACGTCCGCGCCGCCGCGTTCGGTCGCCAGCAGCCGCGTCGACTTCCCGCTGCCCGCCCGGACGCTGATGGTCGTCGGCAGCGGCAGGCCGGACCGGGCCACGGCCGCGTGCGAGGTGGCCACGCGCGCGGGGTGGCCGATCATCGCCGAACCGGTGGCCACGACCGGCAACGCCAGTGTGCTGCGCTGCGGGCCGCTGCTGCTCGGATCCCTCGAGAAGGCACCGGATCTGCGACCGGAGGCGGTCGTTGTCGTTGGCAGGCCGACGTTGTCGCGCGGGGTCCGCGGGCTGATGGGCCGCGCGCCGGTGTACGGGATCGGCGATCATCCACAGTGGACCGACCCGCAGTTCGTCGCGATCCACGTAAGGGGCTGGCTCGACACAACGGACCTGCGGCACGTGCAAGGCCACGACCCCGAGTGGCTGACCGGCTGGCGCACCGCGGCAGACCGGGCCGCGACCGTGGCCGACAAGCTGCTCGAAGAGGACGGCTGGCCGTCCGGCCTGCGTATCGCACGTGACCTCGTGGCCGCTTTGCCTTCCGGCGCAATGCTTTTCCTCGGCTCGTCCAACCCGGTCCGGGACGTCGACCTGGTCGCCGAGGCCCGCGACGACGTGACGATCCACGCCAACCGCGGTGTGGCGGGCATCGACGGCAACGTCTCCGCGGCGATCGGCCTGGCGCTGGGGTACCGGGACCGCCCGGCGTACGCCCTGCTCGGCGACCTGACTTTCCTGCACGATTCCAACGGTTTGCTGATCGGCCCACCGGAAGCGCGGCCGGACCTGACGATCGTGGTTCTCAACGACGACGGCGGCGGGATCTTCTCGTTGCTCGAACAAGGCGCCCCGGAACACGGGAACAGTTTCGAGCGGGTCTTCGGTACGCCCCATGGTGCGGATCTCCGGGCAATGTGCGCCGCATATCAGGTTCGGCATGTTCTCGCCGGAACGCCGGAACAATTGCGCGAAGCACTGCGCCCCGAGCGGGGTTTGCGCGTCGTCGAGGTCCGTGCCGACCGCACACGGTTGCGAGACCTGCACGCTCGGTTGCGCGAAGCTGTCACCAATGCCGCATTTGGGTGA
- a CDS encoding 1,4-dihydroxy-2-naphthoyl-CoA synthase: MSETVVSELFDPAAWRDVPGFDFTDITYHRAVDQGTVRIAFNRPEVRNAFRPHTVDELYRALDHARMSSDVGCVLLTGNGPSPKDGGWAFCSGGDQRIRGRTGYQYASGETSDTIDPARAGRLHILECQRLIRFMPKVVICVVPGWAAGGGHSLHVVCDLTLASEEHARFKQTDADVGSFDGGYGSAYLARQVGQKFAREIFFLGRDYTAEQMHRMGAVNEVVPHAELERTALEWGREINGKSPTAQRMLKYAFNLIDDGLVGQQLFAGETTRLAYMTEEAVEGRDAFLQKRAPDWSPFPYYY; encoded by the coding sequence GTGTCTGAGACTGTCGTTTCGGAGCTGTTCGACCCGGCCGCATGGCGTGACGTGCCGGGCTTCGACTTCACCGACATCACGTACCACCGCGCGGTGGATCAGGGGACGGTGCGCATCGCGTTCAACCGTCCCGAGGTGCGCAACGCCTTCCGGCCGCACACGGTCGACGAGCTGTATCGAGCGCTCGACCACGCCAGGATGAGCTCGGACGTCGGCTGCGTGCTGCTGACCGGCAACGGCCCGTCGCCCAAGGACGGCGGCTGGGCCTTCTGTTCCGGTGGTGACCAGCGTATTCGGGGTCGCACCGGCTACCAGTACGCCAGCGGTGAGACATCCGACACCATCGACCCGGCGCGGGCGGGCCGGCTGCACATCCTGGAGTGCCAGCGGCTGATCAGGTTCATGCCGAAGGTGGTGATCTGCGTGGTGCCCGGCTGGGCCGCGGGCGGCGGGCACAGCCTGCACGTGGTGTGCGACCTCACGCTGGCCAGCGAGGAGCACGCGCGGTTCAAGCAGACCGACGCGGACGTGGGCAGCTTCGACGGCGGCTACGGCTCGGCGTACCTGGCCAGGCAGGTCGGCCAGAAGTTCGCCCGCGAGATCTTCTTCCTCGGCCGTGACTACACCGCCGAGCAGATGCACCGGATGGGCGCGGTCAACGAGGTCGTGCCGCACGCGGAGCTGGAGCGCACCGCGCTGGAGTGGGGGCGGGAGATCAACGGCAAGTCGCCGACCGCGCAGCGGATGCTGAAGTACGCCTTCAACCTGATCGACGACGGCCTGGTGGGTCAGCAGCTGTTCGCGGGCGAGACCACGCGGCTGGCGTACATGACCGAGGAAGCGGTCGAGGGCCGGGACGCGTTCCTGCAGAAGCGCGCGCCCGACTGGTCCCCGTTCCCGTACTACTACTGA